Proteins co-encoded in one Leptodactylus fuscus isolate aLepFus1 chromosome 4, aLepFus1.hap2, whole genome shotgun sequence genomic window:
- the SNX16 gene encoding sorting nexin-16 — translation MATPYVPVPIGNPSSSTITTRSQRSSSLGSSSTSSTSSKEPPEDGNPQSRKKLSAPDQLSCTSSVCSSPLVRTKFDSSVEYSSRPGPHEHIPNSVELEERPSTPTILGYEVMEERAKFTVYKILVRRSPEESWVVFRRYTDFSRLNDKLKEMFPGFRLALPPKRWFKDNYDYDFLEERQLGLQAFLQNLVAHKDISNCAPVRLFLCLDDPPGPFDSLEESRAFCETLEETNYRLQRDLAEKQKELEALKKLLNEKQLHIQTLESRIHDMSTEDGKTRRLSGEESECSGEVESSAIEADQVASADNGSFKESHESCWNESMPEIEVAEVADPDEI, via the exons ATGGCGACCCCATATGTCCCTGTGCCAATAGGAAATCCATCTTCAAGCACCATCACGACTAGAAGCCAAAGAAGCTCATCCCTTGGAAGCAGCTCAACAAGTTCCACCTCCTCAAAAGAGCcaccagaagatggaaacccacaaagccgCAAGAAGCTTAGTGCCCCCGACCAGCTGAGCTGTACGTCCTCGGTGTGCAGTAGCCCCCTTGTAAGGACTAAATTTGACTCCTCTGTAGAGTACAGCTCGCGCCCAGGACCGCATGAACATATTCCTAACTCGGTGGAGCTGGAGGAGAGGCCTTCTACACCAACCATATTAGGATATGAAGTGATGGAGGAGCGGGCAAAGTTTACA GTATACAAGATTCTGGTTAGAAGAAGCCcggaggaaagctgggtggtattCCGGAGGTACACCGATTTCTCAAGGCTTAATGATAAG CTGAAAGAAATGTTCCCCGGTTTCCGCCTCGCCCTTCCACCCAAGCGCTGGTTTAAGGACAATTATGACTATGATTTCCTTGAGGAGAGACAGTTGGGTCTGCAGGCTTTCTTACAGAACTTGGTAGCTCACAAGGACATATCAAACTG TGCCCCGGTGAGATTGTTCCTGTGTCTGGATGATCCGCCCGGTCCCTTTGATAGCCTGGAAGAGAGCAGG GCATTTTGTGAGACCTTAGAAGAAACAAATTACAGACTTCAAAGGGATCTTGCAGAGAAGCAGAAGGAGCTGGAAGCCTTGAAGAAGCTGTTAAATGAAAAGCAATTGCACATCCAGACGCTTGAAAGCCGGATCCA TGACATGAGCACGGAAGATGGGAAGACTCGCAGACTGTCTGGAGAAGAGAGCGAGTGCAGTGGAGAGGTGGAGTCGTCGGCCATAGAAGCGGATCAGGTGGCTTCTGCAGACAATGG TTCCTTTAAAGAGAGTCATGAGAGCTGCTGGAATGAGTCCATGCCGGAGATAGAAGTAGCAGAAGTGGCCGATCCAGATGAAATCTAA